From Pseudodesulfovibrio nedwellii:
TTGGAGCTGCCCTGTTTTAGTGCTGATGATAGTGTTGCTGTCCTTTACGGACCGGATGGTGATGGCGCATCCATGATTCGGCAAAGGTTTGGTGGTCAATATTCGCTTGAAGACGGGAGCGTGGACAAAACTGCCTTGTTTCAAGCCATGCAGACTTCAGAGACCATGCGCCGAGAGGTCATGGACCTGATTCATCCCATGGTGCGTCATGAGTGCGAAGAGTTCTTTAAAGAGCATCGTGACGAAGTGGCTGCATTTGCCGAAGTACCGCTGCTGTTGGAGTCGGGATGGCACAAGGGTGGCCGTGTGGATATGGTGGCCGGAGTCTCGTGTCCTGAAGAAAAGCGGACAGGCGAGTTGCGTGAAAAACGTGGGCTCGATGTTGAAACTCTGGCTGTGTTCGATTCGTGGCAATGGTCGGAGAAAGACAAGCTTGCGGCATGCGATCTGGTGCTGAGCAATGCTGGCGGCGTGGAAGATTTGCAGATTGAGGCTGGCAGGTTGCGAGATTTTGCCTGCGACAAGGCTGAGCGTCGTAACCGAGAATTCGAGGACTGGATGGAAGGGTTGTGGCCCAATTTGGCCGATGAGTTTTCGGCTGAGGGGGCTGATGCATGATCCCCATTCGTGACAATGTGCCGAGGCTTACCACCCCCTACGGGGTGGGCCTCATCATTGTCATCAATGTGGTAGTTTTTCTGTACACCCTGACGGTGGGGACGCGTGAGCTCGCTTATCTGTACCATTTGTTCGGAGTTGTACCAGCCCGGTTCTTTTCACCGGACTGGGCTGCATGGGCTGGGTATCCAGACAGTTTGGGGTGGCCGCTTTTTTCCTATATGTTTTTGCATGGCGGCTGGCTGCATATTATTATGAATATGTGGATGCTTTGGCTGTTTGGAGACAATATTGAAGATGTCACGGGCCATGGCCGGTTCGTGCTGTTCTATTTGTTGTGTGGTCTTGCGGCAGTGAGTTTGCACATGGTGTTTGAGTCGGATTCGACAATTCCCATTGTGGGCGCATCCGGGGCTGTGGCTGGTGTCATGGGGGCCTATGTCTTTTTGTACCCTCATGGTCGAGTTACTGTTTTGGTGCCCATCATTATTATTCCACTTTTTTTTCAGGTGCCGTCATTTCTTTTTCTTGGCATCTGGTTTCTCTCTCAGGTGGCATCTGGCATTACGTCTGCCGCGCAGCAGGCCGCGCATGGCGTGGCCTGGTGGGCTCATGTCGGCGGTTTTATTGCCGGCGCGATTCTTATTCGCTGGTTCAAGCGTCCGGGAAGTTGCAAGTATTGTTATAACCCGGACACCAAGGATTACGATCCGGAATCATTGGATCACGACCTTTGAACGTCGTTGTATTAACGCTTTTGGGGCTATTGGCTCGGGATCATGAATGATGTCACCTTGCGAACACCCTCAACTCCTTTGGCAATTTTGATGGCCAGTTGAGCTTCTTTTTTGTTTCGAATCATGCCGAGCAAAACAACTTCTCCGTTCATGGTTTCCTGTTCGATCTGTGTGGCTGAGAGGTCTCCTTCAGCGATCAGTGCCGCACGTACGCTGGCAGCGATTTCCAGATCGTTCGTAGTCGTGTCGGATTCTTTGACGAAGTACTTGGTTACTTTTTTTACACCATCCGTGGCCTTGGCAGTTTTGTATGCAAAAGACTGAAATGCAGTATCATTGATAGCTCCTACGAGATAGACGTGTTTCAAGAAACAGTAGGCATGAATTTGGAGAGCCTTTTTGCCGTCTTTGTCGGCCATGGCTTTTTTGATGGAAAGAGAAATTTCTTTGTCTGCGGTTTGGTCGCCGACACTGCGTTCATCACGTGCACTGCCGTATATAGCTCCCCATGGAGTCCAGGCTATGGTAGATATGGCGAGGCAAACGATAAGCAGGGTAGAGAGTATCAATTTGGGGTTTTTCATGATTCCTCCTAAAACGACTGTGGAAAACTTTGTGGAAAACTTGTATGAAGATTCCACTTATACACTTGACACAGAGTGAGAGCATATTAACTTAGAAAAGCATCGACGAAAATATTTTTTTTGTTTTCAGGAAAGGAACACGATTCGAATGGAATATAGAGATTATTACAAACTCCTCGGAGTTTCTCGCTCATCGTCCAAGGATGAAATTAGTAAGGCCTTTAAAAAATTGGCTCGCAAGTATCATCCTGACCTTAATCCGAACAACCCGGAAGCGGAAGCTAAGTTTAAGGAGATCAACGAAGCCTACGAAGTTCTCAAAGATGCGAAGAAGCGCAAACTGTATGATCAGTTCGGCTCCAACTGGGAGCATGGGCAGAATTTTCAGCCGCCGCCCGGATACGAGAATATGCAGTATGGTGGTGGCGGTGGATTTGGCGGCGGGGCCGGATTCTCAGATTTTTTCGAGACCATTTTTGGTGGTGGTGGCGGCCCGGGTGGCGCAAGTTTTCGCGGAGGTTTTCAGCAAGGCGGTGGCTATCAACAGCGTCCACGACGCGGTTCCGATTCCGAGGCATCCTATGAGATGACGTTGGAAGAGGCTTTTCGCGGTGGCAAGAAGTCCATCACTGTGCAGGAGCAGGTCACCGGTCCGGAAGGCTTCCCGCATATGAACACCAAGACTCTTGAGATCAACGTGCCGCCGGGTATCAAAGATGGGCAGAAGATCCGTCTGGCCGGACAGGGCAACCCCGGTATGGGCGGTGGGCCCAAGGGAGATCTGTATCTCAAGATCAGGCTTATGTCTCATCACATGTTCAAGGTGTCTGATGCAGACGTTATTCTCGATCTGCCTCTGGCGCCTTGGGAAGCCGCACTGGGTGCAAACCTGCGTATCCCTACTCTTGACGGTGCAGTGGAAATGAAAATTCCGCCAGGCATTGGTTCCGGCAAGAAATTGCGAATCAAGGGCAAAGGATTGGGAGCCGGTGCAAAGAAAGGTGATCAGTTCGTGCGTATTATGATTCAGGTCCCCGAGCGACTCTCCAACGAAGAACGTGAGTTATTGGAGAAGCTGCAAGAAGTGTCCGATTTCACACCGAGAAATTTCTGAGGAAATTGAACTATGACCACACGAAAGCTTCAGGAAATGTTGTTGCAACTGCCCGGTTTGAATTTGCCGGAACGCAGTGAGTATGTGGCTTGGGCGCAGCTTGTGCAGTTGACCAGTATTCAACCTGCTCAGGTTTCAGAACTAGTTGACCTTGGTTGGATCAGTCCCAAGAAGACGAACGCGGAGGAGTATTTGTTCCGACTGCGTGATGTCTATCGCATTCATAAGCTCATGCGGCTGGTCAATGATCTGGATATGTCGTTTAACTCCGGCTCCATAATTGTGGACTTGCTGGAGCGGGTGGAAGAATTAGAAAAAGAAGTCATAGAGTTGAAGAGGCTTGTATAACGGAGCTTTTTCACCTCTAAGGAGGTAAAATATGGATCCGAATACTTTTACGAAAAAAACACAGGACGCTGTTTCCGAGGCTCAGAATCTGGCCATTCGAAGCGGACATCAGCAAATCGATTGCGAGCATCTCATGCACGCTCTTGTTACGCAGGAGCAGGGGTTGGTTCCCCAAATCCTGCGTAAACTCGGAGTGGCCCCTGATGCCTACCTTGGCGCCATTGACGCCGAAATAGCTAAAATGCCCCGTGTGACCGGTTCCGGCGCACGCCCCGACCAGATCGTTGTCACCCCGCGTATGCAGAAAGCATTGGTGGCGGCTGACGACATGCGCAAACGTATGAAGGACGAGTTTGTTTCCGTGGAACACGTATTCGTTGTTCTTATGGACGAATCAACTTCTTCTGGCGTGGGCCGTGTGAATAAGCAATTCGGTTTGGACAAGAATAAGGTCCTTGGTGCGCTTGAGGAAGTGCGTGGTAAACAGCGCGTTACGTCCGACAATCCCGAAGCCACATACGATTCGCTCAAGAAGTACGGACGTGACCTTGTTGAAGAGGCCCGGTCCGGCAAACTCGATCCGGTCATTGGTCGGGATAGCGAGATTCGTCGAGTTATCCGTATCCTTTCCCGTCGCACCAAGAATAACCCGGTGCTCATCGGTGAGGCCGGTGTCGGAAAGACCGCCATTGCCGAGGGATTGGCCCAGCGTATCGTCAAGGGCGATGTGCCCGAGGGGCTCAAGGACAAGACCGTCTTTTCGCTGGACATGGGGTCGCTCATTGCCGGTGCAAAGTATCGCGGTGAGTTCGAGGAACGGCTCAAGGCCGTGCTTAAGGAAGTGCAGGAATCCGCTGGACAGATCCTTATGTTCATTGATGAATTGCACACCATTGTGGGCGCGGGCAAGACTGATGGTGCCATGGACGCGGGGAATATCCTGAAGCCCATGCTGGCTCGTGGAGAACTCCATTGTATTGGTGCGACCACCATTGACGAGTATCGTAAGTACATTGAGAAGGACCCGGCTCTTGAACGCCGTTTCCAGACTGTGCTTGTGGAAGAGCCGAACGTGGAAGACACCATCTCCATCCTGCGCGGACTGCGCGAGCGATTTGAAGTGCACCATGGTGTGCGCATTGCAGATGGGGCGATAGTGGAAGCTGCCGTGTTGTCCAATCGTTATATAATGGACCGTCAATTGCCGGATAAGGCTATTGACCTTATTGATGAGGCCGCAGCGTTGATCCGTACAGAGATTGACTCCCAGCCTTATGAGTTGGACAAGGCCAATCGTCAGGTCATGCAGCTCGAAATCGAGCGTGAAGCATTGAAACGGGAGTCGGACAAGGCTTCTCGTGAACGATTGGTGGAATTGGAAAAGAAGTTGGCTGAGATCAAAGAAAATCAATCGGTTCTTTTGGCCCAATGGGAAAATGAGAAAGGGAGCATCGAACGCCTGCGTTCCTTGAAAGAAGATATAGAAATAACGCGTCGTGAAGTTGACGAAGCCAAGCGTGTGCTTGACTACAACCGTGCCGCTGAATTGGAATATGGTCGGCTGGCAACATTGGAAAAAGATCTTAACGCGCGAAACGAGGCCTTGGAATCCGGGGACACGCCGCGCATGGTCAGGGAAGAAGTCGGCCCGGATGATGTGGCTCAAGTCATAGCCCGATGGACCGGTATTCCGGTGTCCCGCCTGATGGAAGGAGAACGTGAGAAGCTGCTCAAGCTCGGCGATATGCTGCATGAGCGGGTTATTGGTCAGGACGACGCTGTTCAAGCAGTGGCTGATGCTGTTCTGCGTGCTCGTGCAGGTCTCAAGGACCCGAGTAAACCAATCGGTTCGTTTATTTTCCTCGGTCCCACGGGTGTTGGTA
This genomic window contains:
- a CDS encoding rhomboid family intramembrane serine protease, translating into MIPIRDNVPRLTTPYGVGLIIVINVVVFLYTLTVGTRELAYLYHLFGVVPARFFSPDWAAWAGYPDSLGWPLFSYMFLHGGWLHIIMNMWMLWLFGDNIEDVTGHGRFVLFYLLCGLAAVSLHMVFESDSTIPIVGASGAVAGVMGAYVFLYPHGRVTVLVPIIIIPLFFQVPSFLFLGIWFLSQVASGITSAAQQAAHGVAWWAHVGGFIAGAILIRWFKRPGSCKYCYNPDTKDYDPESLDHDL
- a CDS encoding BON domain-containing protein, giving the protein MKNPKLILSTLLIVCLAISTIAWTPWGAIYGSARDERSVGDQTADKEISLSIKKAMADKDGKKALQIHAYCFLKHVYLVGAINDTAFQSFAYKTAKATDGVKKVTKYFVKESDTTTNDLEIAASVRAALIAEGDLSATQIEQETMNGEVVLLGMIRNKKEAQLAIKIAKGVEGVRKVTSFMIPSQ
- a CDS encoding DnaJ C-terminal domain-containing protein, whose amino-acid sequence is MEYRDYYKLLGVSRSSSKDEISKAFKKLARKYHPDLNPNNPEAEAKFKEINEAYEVLKDAKKRKLYDQFGSNWEHGQNFQPPPGYENMQYGGGGGFGGGAGFSDFFETIFGGGGGPGGASFRGGFQQGGGYQQRPRRGSDSEASYEMTLEEAFRGGKKSITVQEQVTGPEGFPHMNTKTLEINVPPGIKDGQKIRLAGQGNPGMGGGPKGDLYLKIRLMSHHMFKVSDADVILDLPLAPWEAALGANLRIPTLDGAVEMKIPPGIGSGKKLRIKGKGLGAGAKKGDQFVRIMIQVPERLSNEERELLEKLQEVSDFTPRNF
- a CDS encoding chaperone modulator CbpM; the protein is MTTRKLQEMLLQLPGLNLPERSEYVAWAQLVQLTSIQPAQVSELVDLGWISPKKTNAEEYLFRLRDVYRIHKLMRLVNDLDMSFNSGSIIVDLLERVEELEKEVIELKRLV
- the clpB gene encoding ATP-dependent chaperone ClpB translates to MDPNTFTKKTQDAVSEAQNLAIRSGHQQIDCEHLMHALVTQEQGLVPQILRKLGVAPDAYLGAIDAEIAKMPRVTGSGARPDQIVVTPRMQKALVAADDMRKRMKDEFVSVEHVFVVLMDESTSSGVGRVNKQFGLDKNKVLGALEEVRGKQRVTSDNPEATYDSLKKYGRDLVEEARSGKLDPVIGRDSEIRRVIRILSRRTKNNPVLIGEAGVGKTAIAEGLAQRIVKGDVPEGLKDKTVFSLDMGSLIAGAKYRGEFEERLKAVLKEVQESAGQILMFIDELHTIVGAGKTDGAMDAGNILKPMLARGELHCIGATTIDEYRKYIEKDPALERRFQTVLVEEPNVEDTISILRGLRERFEVHHGVRIADGAIVEAAVLSNRYIMDRQLPDKAIDLIDEAAALIRTEIDSQPYELDKANRQVMQLEIEREALKRESDKASRERLVELEKKLAEIKENQSVLLAQWENEKGSIERLRSLKEDIEITRREVDEAKRVLDYNRAAELEYGRLATLEKDLNARNEALESGDTPRMVREEVGPDDVAQVIARWTGIPVSRLMEGEREKLLKLGDMLHERVIGQDDAVQAVADAVLRARAGLKDPSKPIGSFIFLGPTGVGKTELCKTLASALFDSEDNMVRIDMSEYMEKHTVARLIGAPPGYIGYDEGGQLTEAVRRKPYSVILFDEIEKAHHDVFNVLLQILDDGRLTDSHGRTVDFKNTIVIMTSNLGAEYMLDGIDQTGEFREGVEAQVMDVLRHHFRPEFLNRVDETVLFRPLTPIQLAGIIDLLVAGLRSRLEDRKIELVLTEKAKAFIAESAYEPSFGARPLHRYLQAHLETPLAKLLISGELADGASVTVDEKDGRLMFV